In Theileria equi strain WA chromosome 4 map unlocalized gcontig_1105316255033, whole genome shotgun sequence, the following are encoded in one genomic region:
- a CDS encoding hypothetical protein (encoded by transcript BEWA_012490A), translating to MDDENIQPVTTYTPEDSFQSPAKVPEQSRGHKSPGRLSRQYYTHSPKIKVEKTISKGNDGSKTDRSRSSASSPQKSTNSSPSGRLIKHTYMKPGQGENEIVKTRTLSRTSSLGSDTNPTFSKAEFSRRISIIRSWYDDLPIIKSRRDAMNNPDVSESPNPIETMRRPMLIETAEGLDIRFVLGILTDILSCRLCKGLFYNAHTVRECMHTFCKSCLILSTIECGLMCPTCFTPIPADILEGIEYDHNIQGLVDKIFPKFNEIESEQKKILDEIMGVSSTESTPMASFPRQSGSEAEGFVPHLSQLETPRSNLLNNTPFYLVDSTLNFISDILVDKEKNLDSFHGNVSCIALLHELDDIPLNNIMDSSNGDPVNDSHSSENTNADNSKYPRRYICVPKTAFIADIINYLIHELVLDPGLKIVTMLNNTVLPKNHSIEFICKSRRIDMSKCILIRYKIVE from the exons atggatgatgaaaacaTACAGCCTGTTACAACATATACTCCGGAGGATTCCTTTCAGAGCCCCGCAAAGGTACCTGAACAATCCAGAGGACACAAATCACCAGGCAGATTAAGTAGGCAGTATTACACTCATAGCCCGAAAATAAAAGTAGAAAAGACAATTTCAAAGGGGAATGATGGCTCAAAAACGGATAGGAGCAGATCTTCTGCATCTTCACCTCaaaaatctacaaattCATCACCGTCTGGCCGACTAATTAAACACACGTACATGAAACCAGGACAAGGTGAAAATGAAATTGTTAAAACCAGGACATTATCTAGGACCTCCAGCCTTGGATCAGATACTAATCCCACCTTTAGTAAAGCTGAGTTTTCGAGGCGAATATCCATCATTCGCAGTTGGTATGATGATTTGCCCATAATAAAGAGCCGTAGAGATGCTATGAATAATCCGGATGTATCCGAGTCTCCAAACCCTATTGAGACTATGAGAAGGCCAATGCTAATTGAGACGGCTGAAGGTTTGGATATTCGTTTTGTACTGGGCATTCTGACTGATATCTTATCATGCCGTTTGTGCAAGGGTCTCTTTTACAATGCACATACCGTGAGAGAATGCATGCATACATTTTGCAAAAGTTGTCTGATACTTTCGACCATTGAAT GCGGTCTAATGTGCCCTACGTGCTTTACACCTATCCCAGCTGATATTCTCGAAGGTATTGAATATGATCACAACATACAGGGACTAGTGGATAAAATATTCCCAAAATTTAACGAGATAGAATCTGAACAAAAAAAAATTCTTGACGAAATTATGGGAGTTTCTTCCACGGAAAGTACTCCTATGGCCTCATTTCCTCGGCAATCTGGGAGTGAAGCTGAAGGGTTTGTTCCTCATTTATCTCAACTGGAGACTCCACGTTCGAATCTATTGAATAACACACCATTCTACCTAGTGGATTCTACTCTGAACTTTATATCGGATATACTCGTGGACAAGGAAAAGAATTTGGATTCTTTTCATGGAAATGTCTCGTGTATAGCCCTGTTACACGAATTGGATGATATTCCCTTGAATAATATTATGGACAGTTCAAATGGTGATCCCGTTAATGATTCCCATTCTTCTGAAAACACTAATGCAGACAACTCTAAATATCCAAGGAGGTATATTTGCGTTCCAAAGACCGCGTTTATTGCTGATATAATAAACTATCTCATTCATGAATTGGTTCTAGACCCGGGTCTTAAGATCGTCACTATGCTTAACAATACCGTCCTTCCTAAAAACCACAGCATTGAATTCATTTGTAAAAGTCGCAGAATAGACATGTCAAAGTGCATACTGATACGATATAAAATAGTTGAATGA
- a CDS encoding conserved hypothetical protein (encoded by transcript BEWA_012500A), producing the protein MDWNIINKKLKLLGYDFPNSCLESFKTIVLKLEEEQIRLYEIPQRGKLKASDQTTWMKGFLNYCRDLGVVVEKEMLSGKDLSPQAKMHLLNKLLNIAIKEKYQDASEEGHIHEFSLPVEQETKSETIASAVAQINEILAKLQVPPLEEDAGESEAKPQTTSEDDNESIYSLCQIDGSAHDANVDRTTLLLRSLYTHDLRKLQSDIIWLTRRYGKIVGAQGALLETKS; encoded by the exons ATGGACTGgaatattataaacaagaAGCTAAAGCTCCTGGGCTACGATTTCCCAAACAGCTGCTTGGAATCATTCAAGACAATCGTTCTCAAGCTGGAGGAGGAGCAAATTAGGCTCTATGAAATTCCGCAGAGGGGAAAACTAAAGGCTTCCGATCAAACGACGTGGATGAAAGGCTTTCTAAAC TACTGTCGAGACCTGGGCGTTGTCGTGGAAAAGGAGATGCTTTCCGGCAAGGACCTATCTCCTCAGGCAAAGATGCATCTGTTGAACAAGCTGCTCAATATCGCCATCAAGGAAAAGTACCAGGACGCCAGTGAAG AAGGTCACATTCACGAATTCAGTCTGCCAGTAGAACAAGAGACAAAATCAGAGACTATCGCATCCGCAGTTGCACAGATCAACGAGATTCTTGCAAAGTTGCAGGTTCCACCGTTGGAAGAAGATGCGGGAGAATCCGAG GCAAAACCGCAAACGACatctgaagatgataaCGAGAGCATATACTCGCTCTGCCAAATCGATGGCTCGGCACACGACGCCAATGTGGACAGGACTACTTTGCTACTCCGATCGTTGTACA CGCATGACCTTCGCAAACTTCAGTCGGACATCATATGGCTAACGAGGCGCTATGGCAAAATTGTCGGAGCGCAGGGCGCTTTGCTGGAAACCAAGTCGTAA
- a CDS encoding hypothetical protein (encoded by transcript BEWA_012510A), with protein sequence MSLEDNGGPGAGGSEITGHSGLFDVDVVEYVQTPEDIYPFKLNELFDQLKELPNDEIKRSGSMFLLKILENILLNPRNHNVRRIRESNPVFVKNTSKHELFLKLLKSFGFTSIDGNVVLQIVDVPRLLEAYRQIIKILLDGFNVKYKSLEAHFFDPFKAYCHNSNVNANVHAQQFEMSKKDEIDLDLKEKSRQISEPESSTRSLEDWNPKIYIETKVSPTNKLPSEESPNDGPSASIMKMYNVGKNENFESRSKNQLKILDAQAELLKKCPNVQIKIRFPGSTIMIIQPPIKTLVHNIRKQIQTILSETISFDHWYLTEMPIKRKINDNKTLIQEDIVYKAVLHFCYSKNIDAKSQIIKQEYLTKFLAKE encoded by the exons ATGTCTTTGGAAGATAACGGCGGGCCTGGTGCAGGCGGTAGCGAAATAACTGGCCATTCCGGTCTATTCGACGTTGACGTCGTCGAATACGTACAAACCCCTGAGGATATCTATCCCTTTAAATTAAACGAGCTATTTGATCAACTAAAAGAG CTGCCAAACGATGAAATCAAAAGAAGCGGCTCAATGTTTTTGCTAAAAATACTCGAAAACATACTCTTGAATCCAAGAAACCACAATGTGCGCAGGATCAGAGAATCCAACCCCGTGTTTGTTAAAAACACATCAAAACATGAGCTATTCCTCAAGTTGTTAAAGTCGTTTGGGTTCACTAGCATTGACGGAAATGTTGTACTTCAAATAGTTGACGTTCCCAGACTGTTAGAAGCTTACAGACAGATAATAAAGATCCTTCTCGACGGAtttaatgtaaaatacaagTCGCTGGAAGCGCACTTTTTCGACCCGTTCAAAGCATATTGTCACAACTCTAATGTGAATGCCAA TGTTCACGCTCAGCAAtttgaaatgtccaaaaaggatgaaatagaTTTAGACTTGAAGGAAAAGTCCAGGCAGATATCG GAACCTGAATCCAGTACACGCAGCCTCGAAGATTGGAACccaaaaatttatattGAAACGAAAGTCTCTCCCACCAATAAATTGCCATCAGAAGAATCTCCTAATGATGGTCCATCAGCCTCaattatgaaaatgtataatgTCGGAAAAAACGAAAACTTTGAATCAAGATCAAAGAACCAGCTGAAAATCCTAGACGCCCAAGCTGAACTTTTGAAAAAGTGTCCAAATGTTCAAATAAAAATACGTTTCCCAGGATCAACAATAATGATAATCCAACCACCAATCAAAACACTGGTGCATAATATAAGGAAACAGATACAAACCATATTATCGGAAACCATATCGTTCGATCATTGGTATCTAACAGAAATGCCgataaaaagaaaaataaatgataaCAAAACTCTCATTCAGGAAGACATTGTATACAAGGCTgttttgcatttttgttACTCTA AAAATATCGATGCAAAGTCGCAAATTATTAAACAAGAATACTTGACCAAATTTCTTGCTAAAGAATAG
- a CDS encoding ATP-dependent DNA ligase domain containing protein (encoded by transcript BEWA_012520A) translates to MESPRFCPSDRCEPEAKQAINGQIGKQSKKVLRANVDDEPSVGSLFNCYVRREDSNNDILSPKFDPSLFDISPYYSVKSGSSKGSGSFLFSFLADVLQKSDDIFCSGKGSRKSVLTLLSNFFRVLIFYNPSDLIPAVYILQNRICPEYESTELGVGDSLIIKSMAEAYSKSDKTIKALVAKHEDLGMVASLSSCTSQTIVKLPDLTISGIFSQFRSIADMVGKNSINRKRDIIKKLLISAKKSEAKYIVRYLQQKLRIGIGINTIFQCIADAFYLTRPAKGDSSAIGDVRIADLNLDYTLEDMEVSVRTAITNVPCIDKVVGCLLNGDTAHDLKEHCKITPGIPLRPMLAKPVNTTHEIIQSIGSDGVTFTCEYKYDGERVQIHMVDQETVTLFSRNMENLSEKYPDVIDKFLKSVKPGLTSCILDCEIVAFDGEKILPFQNLSTRKRKDVDLDNITVHVCLFPFDILYCNGEPLVTLPLNKRRESMRDWLIQKEGVLMFANHKDMDSLDEIDDFLRLAVADSCEGLMIKSLDDGATYEPQKRSNKWLKFKKDYIAGMSDSVDLVPIAAFYGKGKRTNVYGSYLLAIYDPVQEIFQGVCKTGTGFTDQTLKYLYDTLQQHIIPSKLPTYEVSDKLEPDVWFMPEKVWECKAADLSISPVYTAANRLTANGKGIGLRFPRFLRDRDDKKAIDATTSEQIHDMFNSQFNKP, encoded by the exons ATGGAATCCCCGAGATTTTGTCCCTCTGATCGTTGTGAACCCGAGGCTAAACAAGCTATAAATGGGCAAATAGGCAAGCAGTCAAAGAAAGTTCTTCGCGCGAATGTGGATGACGAGCCTTCTGTTGGCTCACTCTTCAATTGCTACGTTAGAAGGGAGGATAGTAATAACGACATTTTATCACCAAAGTTTGATCCATCATTGTTTGACATTTCTCCCTATTATTCTGTCAAGTCTGGCTCTAGCAAGGGCAGTGGCTCCTTTTTGTTTTCATTCTTGGCTGATGTTTTGCAAAAATCGGatgatatattttgttcCGGAAAGGGTAGCAGAAAATCTGTGCTGACGCTGCTTTCTAATTTTTTCAGGgttttaatattttataaCCCCTCCGATCTGATACCAGCGGTGTATATTCTTCAAAACAG GATATGCCCGGAATACGAATCCACAGAACTGGGTGTTGGAGACTCTCTGATCATTAAGTCCATGGCTGAGGCTTACAGCAAGTCTGATAAAACCATTAAAGCAC TGGTTGCAAAACACGAGGATCTGGGCATGGTGGCAAGTCTAAGCAGCTGTACCTCTCAGACAATTGTAAAACTCCCAGATCTCACAATTTCTGGTATTTTTTCGCAGTTTAGGTCAATCGCTGATATGGTTGGGAAAAACTCCATCAACAGGAAGCGAGATATT ATTAAAAAGCTTTTGATTAGTGCAAAAAAGAGCGAAGCAAAATACATCGTTCGTTATCTGCAGCAGAAATTGAGAATAGGTATCGGAATAAATACCATATTTCAGTGTATTGCGGATGCCTTTTATCTTACGAGGCCAGCAAAAGGAGATTCATCCGCAATAGGTGATGTCAGAATTGCTGATTTAAACCTTGATTATACATTGGAAGACATGGAAGTATCTGTTAGGACTGCAATAACAAACGTTCCATGTATTGATAAAGTGGTTGGATGTTTGTTAAATGGAGATACAGCTCATGACCTTAAAGAGCATTGCAAAATCACACCCGGCATTCCTCTACGACCAATGTTGGCAAAACCAGTTAATACTACACACGAGATTATACAATCTATCGGTTCAGATGGCGTTACATTTACTTGTGAATACAAGTATGATGGAGAAAGAGTCCAAATTCACATGGTTGATCAGGAAACAGTGACTCTTTTTAGTCGCAACATGGAAAATCTGTCCGAGAAATATCCGGATGTTATCGataaatttttaaagtCTGTAAAGCCTGGTTTGACTAGTTGTATTCTAGATTGTGAAATTGTTGCTTTTGATGGAGAAAAAATTCTGCCATTTCAAAACCTTTCTACCCGAAAACGCAAGGATGTTGATCTAGACAATATAACGGTTCACGTTTGTTTATTTCCATTTGATATTCTTTACTGCAATGGTGAACCACTGGTTACATTACCACTGAACAAGAGAAGAGAATCCATGCGCGATTGGTTAATTCAAAAGGAAGGCGTTTTAATGTTTGCAAATCACAAAGACATGGACTCTCTTGATGAGATTGACGACTTTCTTCGTCTTGCTGTTGCAG ATTCGTGCGAAGGACTTATGATAAAGTCTCTAGATGATGGTGCTACTTACGAACCTCAAAAAAGGTCTAATAAATGGTTAAAATTCAAAAAGGATTATATCGCCGGGATGTCGGATTCTGTGGATCTTGTACCGATTGCTGCCTTTTATGGCAAG GGAAAGAGAACAAATGTTTACGGGTCATATTTGTTGGCTATTTACGACCCAGTGCAAGAAATATTCCAGGGTGTTTGTAAGACTGGGACGGGATTTACTGATCAGACTCTCAAATATTTATATGATACTCTGCAACAGCACATCATCCCGTCAAAATTGCCTACATATGAAGTTTCTGACAAACTG GAGCCAGACGTATGGTTCATGCCTGAGAAAGTATGGGAATGCAAAGCAGCGGATTTATCGATATCACCCGTTTACACGGCGGCTAATCGTCTTACGGCGAATGGAAAG GGTATTGGGTTGCGATTTCCCAGATTTTTAAGGGATAGAGATGACAAGAAGGCGATAGATGCCACGACTAGTGAACAGATCCATGATATGTTTAATAGTCAATTTAATAAACCTTAG
- a CDS encoding signal peptide containing protein (encoded by transcript BEWA_012530A), with amino-acid sequence MKILVVLWTVSLVRLCSAGCWGKSKTKDDDNGPYGGSKENLRSAPSKPVVPQLTGQPTITTPITLDLAKPDETKVNVYKEEEDGVKFEDYSPKNAFHISSVMDGGVTLWKAEGANEKSTFVQSHTKGSTLITIGIKNGNNYTGKYFEKNADGWKELKRDEFDKKLNEMSKSGSSPNPSTTPS; translated from the coding sequence atgaagattctaGTTGTACTATGGACTGTATCTTTGGTAAGATTATGCAGTGCAGGCTGTTGGGGAAAGAGTAAGACCAAAGATGACGATAATGGACCTTATGGTGGATCTAAAGAGAATCTCAGAAGTGCTCCATCCAAACCTGTAGTTCCTCAGCTAACTGGACAACCTACCATTACTACTCCCATtactcttgatcttgcAAAGCCAGATGAAACCAAGGTAAATGTATACAAAGAGGAGGAGGATGGAGTAAAGTTCGAAGATTACAGTCCAAAGAATGCCTTTCATATCTCCTCTGTTATGGATGGTGGAGTTACTCTATGGAAGGCTGAAGGAGCCAATGAGAAGTCTACATTTGTACAATCTCATACAAAAGGTTCTACTCTCATTACCATAGGGATAAAGAACGGTAACAATTATACTGgcaagtactttgagaagaatgcTGATGGCTGGAAGGAGTTAAAGAGGGATGAGTTTGATAAGAAGCTAAATGAAATGAGTAAATCTGGATCATCTCCTAAtccttctactactccCTCTTGA
- a CDS encoding hypothetical protein (encoded by transcript BEWA_012540A) has protein sequence MSGKTVEIDISKNSHYNNVKVTPNPSPDFGDGKPLVGYKSFTHRPYGGYTIKNIICPNTYGFRFNGNTSATSTVEVFVWNDRSKESNPLLLRLNNGVSPAYYSTVTGSNWKGVESIDPSGLIKLLERTNCRINGIHLLDINQTTNSASDIYNCPSCYSGSSTITRYEKHMSQYEYVRYYYASSSGNFGNVRNSDQTIALPPGIVPHLYVYWSIGTNATPLILSYPVEGKYQWYIRSCGDTKWNIEGTLTGQNPGLYNNPGKIQDFIQKNVTPNIIINLQQERTNSYHPKDNTLEFNVEVTENPEHSGYYEYKHSMVGEGTFKVRSVEHGRKTLDGIKPEKIISSISGFYWGDNTKDDNRLLLVHIGARTEYYYKKNPYSSNWDIDSSIYQENLLVRLDQENCVRNKAHVADISKVSEYYRCYACSGQSINMVSSDEDTDKYKRVTHKVDNGGSIGRIFDNDISQSGIKIPDKIVSLIVFHYPKVDNKALLIHLSNSLFKRKHKDSDEWVSAEGDKLDGDDSSNILPLLKKINGDSEGLSGGDIAGYSTAGVMTPLATAEAVNYTLDTGWSIIRRAIAIFNAAI, from the coding sequence atgagtgggAAAACGGTGGAAATAGACATTAGCAAAAACAGCCACTATAACAATGTAAAAGTAACTCCGAATCCTAGCCCTGATTTTGGAGATGGGAAACCACTCGTCGGATATAAATCATTTACACATCGGCCTTATGGAGGATATaccattaaaaatattataTGCCCAAATACTTATGGTTTCCGTTTTAATGGTAATACAAGTGCTACAAGCACTGTTGAAGTGTTCGTTTGGAATGACAGGTCAAAAGAAAGCAACCCTCTTCTCCTTAGGCTTAATAATGGAGTTTCGCCTGCATATTACAGTACTGTAACAGGTTCTAATTGGAAGGGTGTTGAATCCATAGATCCTTCGGGACTAATTAAACTGCTGGAACGTACAAACTGCAGGATAAATGGTATTCATCTACTAGATATTAACCAGACAACTAACTCTGCAAGTGATATATACAACTGCCCTTCTTGCTATTCTGGGAGTTCAACAATAACACGATATGAGAAACACATGAGTCAATATGAGTACGTGAGGTATTATTATGCTTCATCTAGTGGTAACTTTGGCAATGTTAGAAATAGTGATCAGACTATAGCACTTCCCCCTGGAATAGTACCTCACCTATACGTCTATTGGTCAATAGGAACCAATGCTACACCACTTATTCTATCATATCCAGTAGAAGGTAAATATCAATGGTATATTAGATCCTGTGGAGATACTAAGTGGAACATAGAAGGCACTCTAACTGGCCAAAACCCCGGTCTATATAATAATCCTGGAAAAATCCAAGACTTTATCCAGAAAAATGTTACTCCAAATATTATAATAAATCTCCAGCAGGAACGGACCAATTCCTACCACCCAAAGGATAATACCCTTGAATTTAATGTGGAGGTAACTGAGAATCCTGAACATTCTGGTTactatgaatataaacattCAATGGTTGGAGAGGGTACATTCAAGGTTAGAAGCGTTGAGCATGGAAGGAAAACActggatggtataaaacCGGAGAAGATTATCAGTAGTATATCAGGGTTTTATTGGGGAGACAACACCAAAGATGATAACAGACTTTTACTCGTTCACATTGGGGCAAGAACTGAATACTATTACAAAAAGAATCCCTATAGCAGTAATTGGGATATTGATAGCTCTATATACCAGGAAAATCTATTAGTGCGTCTTGACCAAGAAAACTGCGTACGTAATAAAGCACATGTAGCAGATATTTCAAAGGTATCAGAGTATTACCGCTGTTATGCCTGTAGTGGTCAGAGCATTAATATGGTATCTTCGGATGAAGATACTGATAAATATAAGCGAGTTACTCATAAAGTAGATAATGGTGGAAGTATCGGGAGAATATTTGATAACGATATATCCCAATCTGGTATTAAGATCCCAGATAAGATTGTGTCGCTTATTGTGTTCCACTATCCAAAGGTAGATAACAAGGCATTGCTTATCCATTTAAGTAACAGTTTGTTCAAAAGGAAACATAAGGATAGTGATGAATGGGTTTCAGCAGAGGGAGATAAATTAGATGGTGATGATTCTTCTAACATTCTCCCActtttgaagaaaataaatggaGATAGTGAAGGACTTTCTGGAGGAGATATAGCAGGTTATAGTACTGCAGGTGTAATGACTCCATTGGCTACTGCTGAAGCAGTAAACTATACACTTGACACTGGATGGAGTATAATTAGAAGGGCAATTGCTATTTTTAATGCTGCCATATAG
- a CDS encoding conserved hypothetical protein (encoded by transcript BEWA_012550A): protein MSSMVKISKIQGKHMVIEVKKGQFFMNEFSCFDLLRKVKASCNIDKSRSNGHITYRDCKQMLSDAECVPNINARFECILVRLFPVSCIILMDSVLAIANENLKLDGLIKDLCHITGLYHGATDSESCAVARGESIPKGDADMYAAELVSDSRFPFEVSVLECCYNTAISHLESDLLSVERQFRLVDDMVMNKKKYKDISIILHDIKQPVSNVLEVSKGFEELMNEILNDSENIKMLEFSNHMALYGNEPSKVHFSECSLNRDLEILLEYFDQEIEHLSKRSRTIYNSLADLERHINMELAITRNEMMRFEVMCSIIGTAFGAGACLSGLFGMNVINGFEESKFAFTVITVIFLIALFIALCITKFLHLKHRV, encoded by the exons ATGAGCAGCATGGTAAAGATTAGCAAAATCCAGGGGAAGCACATGGTGATTGAGGTCAAAAAGGGGCAGTTTTTCATGAACGAGTTCTCCTGCTTCGATTTGCTGCGCAAAGTCAAGGCCAGTTGCAACATTGACAAGAGCAGGAGCAACGGACACATTACGTATCGCGACTGCAAGCAGATGTTGTCTGACGCCGAGTGTGTCCCTAATATTAACGCCAGGTTCGAATGCATACTGGTCCGCCTCTTCCCCGTTTCGTGCATCATACTGATGGACTCCGTCCTCGCAATCGCCAACGAAAATTTGAAGCTGGACGGACTGATAAAGGACCTGTGTCACATAACTGGCCTTTACCACGGCGCTACGGATTCGGAAAGCTGCGCAGTGGCAAGGGGCGAGAGCATCCCCAAGGGCGACGCAGACATGTATGCAGCGGAACTGGTCTCCGACTCTCGGTTCCCGTTTGAAGTCTCCGTCTTGGAATGCTGTTACAACACCGCCATATCGCACCTGGAAAGTG ACCTGCTATCGGTCGAGCGCCAGTTTAGGCTGGTTGATGATATGGTAATGAACAAGAAAAAGTACAAGGATATATCGATCATTCTGCACGACATCAAGCAGCCGGTCTCGAATGTCCTGGAGGTGTCCAAGGGGTTTGAGGAGCTGATGAATGAGATTTTGAATGATTCTGAGAACATCAAGATGCTAGAATTCTCCAATCACATGGCACTGTATGGCAATGAGCCCTCGAAGGTGCACTTT AGCGAGTGTTCGCTTAATCGGGACCTGGAGATTCTGCTCGAGTACTTTGACCAAGAGATTGAGCAC CTCTCCAAGAGGTCCAGGACAATTTACAACTCGCTGGCGGATTTAGAACGACACATTAACATGGAGCTGGCCATCACTCGCAACGAAATGATGAGGTTTGAAGTCATGTGCAGTATAATTGGGACGGCCTTTGGAGCTGGAGCGTGTCTCTCGG GTCTCTTTGGCATGAATGTGATTAACGGGTTTGAAGAGAGCAAATTTGCCTTTACCGTCATTACCGTCATTTTTCTAATTGCACTCTTTATCGCACTTTGTATTACAAAGTTTTTGCACCTAAAACATCGTGTTTAG
- a CDS encoding conserved hypothetical protein (encoded by transcript BEWA_012560A): MGKRKTKKIKPSNASVALKRRGKLDKEFHCHFCQHDRAISIKIDTHFFVGILNCRVCGVNFSTKVTSLDEPIDVYSLWMDKCRETDATISSQPSKDKSASATSPASLESSVQRSKVRRVIDVKETPEAVERESEKPKPVQVPREDPDHRIRILNHSRKTIRDIDELAESQVLPISRPKGSQRIIGADETADGAEASLDVRVHNLFDEDD, translated from the exons atgGGCAAGAGAAAAACGAAAAAGATCAAGCCGTCCAACGCATCTGTTGCcttgaaaagaagaggtaAATTGGATAAGGAGTTTCACTGTCATTTTTGCCAACATGACCGCGCCATATcgataaaaat CGACACTCACTTTTTCGTTGGTATTTTAAACTGCCGCGTCTGCGGCGTCAACTTTTCTACAAAGGTCACTTCGCTCGATGAGCCTATAGACGTTTATTCACTATGGATGGATAAGTGTCGCGAGACTGACGCTACGATTTCAAGTCAGCCTTCCAAGGATAAAAGCGCCTCTGCGACATCGCCCGCGTCGCTGGAGTCGAGTGTGCAACGGAGTAAAGTGAGAAGGGTTATTGATGTCAAAGAGACACCTGAAGCTGTGGAGCGGGAGAGTGAGAAGCCAAAGCCCGTGCAGGTCCCGAGGGAGGACCCTGACCATCGGATCCGCATTTTGAATCACAGCCGCAAGACGATTCGTGACATTGACGAGTTGGCGGAGAGTCAAGTACTTCCAATTTCACGACCCAAGGGATCGCAGCGGATAATCGGCGCCGACGAGACGGCAGACGGAGCTGAGGCCTCGCTCGATGTGCGTGTGCACAATCTCTTTGATGAGGACGATTAG